A portion of the Leptospira congkakensis genome contains these proteins:
- a CDS encoding DUF302 domain-containing protein, whose translation MLGLTVHRKKSFEATITDTTEALKKEGFGVLTTIDVKNTLKEKIGVDFKRYTILGACNPGFAHKALQTTDDIGLLLPCNVVVTEEKNGETKVSIFDPMTMTKLVQNPELEKIAKEVQEKLIQVIHHLHE comes from the coding sequence ATGTTAGGACTCACTGTTCACAGAAAAAAAAGTTTTGAAGCCACCATTACCGACACTACCGAAGCCTTAAAAAAGGAAGGGTTCGGGGTTCTGACCACTATCGACGTCAAAAACACCCTCAAAGAAAAAATCGGAGTCGATTTCAAACGTTACACCATCCTCGGAGCATGTAACCCAGGTTTTGCGCACAAAGCCCTCCAAACAACCGATGATATAGGATTGTTACTCCCCTGCAATGTTGTGGTAACCGAAGAAAAAAATGGCGAAACCAAAGTTTCTATTTTTGATCCTATGACTATGACAAAATTAGTCCAAAATCCAGAGTTGGAAAAAATAGCAAAAGAAGTACAAGAAAAATTAATTCAGGTCATCCACCACCTACACGAATGA
- the speE gene encoding polyamine aminopropyltransferase, with protein sequence MEIWYTEKLELEKGRAVSYRVTKTIESLQSPFQKIDIFETQSFGRMFTLDGVTMVTNKDEHSYHEMIAHIPMMSHPNPESVLVIGGGDGGTVREVLKHPSVKEVVLCEIDKAVVDISYKYFPECADAMKDPKVIHYYDDGAKFARDNKGRFDVILVDSSDPVGPAEVLFKEPFFRDMASALKPTGIIATQAESFWYHGDVISSLFDFIPKIFPEYGYYYTTIPTYPSGIIGFTFLSNAIDPYSVTPDPKRVPKGLKYYSPEIHKAAFVLPEFAKAYIKRKG encoded by the coding sequence ATGGAGATTTGGTATACCGAAAAATTGGAATTAGAAAAAGGCCGCGCTGTGAGTTACCGGGTAACAAAAACAATCGAAAGCCTACAATCTCCGTTCCAAAAAATCGATATTTTTGAAACACAATCCTTTGGACGAATGTTTACACTTGACGGTGTAACAATGGTTACCAATAAAGATGAACATTCTTATCATGAAATGATTGCACATATTCCAATGATGAGCCATCCTAACCCAGAATCAGTTTTGGTGATCGGTGGGGGAGACGGGGGAACTGTTCGTGAAGTTTTAAAACACCCCTCTGTCAAAGAAGTTGTGTTATGCGAGATTGACAAAGCAGTTGTAGATATTAGTTATAAATATTTTCCTGAATGTGCGGATGCTATGAAAGATCCAAAAGTGATCCATTATTATGATGACGGTGCTAAATTTGCGCGAGACAACAAAGGTCGTTTTGATGTGATCCTCGTGGATTCAAGTGATCCTGTTGGTCCTGCGGAAGTTTTATTTAAGGAACCATTTTTCAGAGATATGGCAAGTGCATTAAAACCTACAGGAATCATTGCGACACAAGCAGAATCTTTTTGGTATCATGGCGATGTGATTTCCTCACTTTTTGATTTTATCCCGAAAATTTTTCCTGAGTATGGTTACTATTACACGACGATTCCTACTTATCCTTCTGGAATCATTGGATTTACTTTTTTATCGAATGCGATTGATCCATATTCGGTAACACCAGATCCGAAACGTGTTCCTAAAGGACTCAAATACTATAGTCCAGAAATTCACAAGGCTGCTTTTGTACTTCCCGAATTTGCAAAAGCTTATATCAAAAGAAAAGGTTAA